The Cucurbita pepo subsp. pepo cultivar mu-cu-16 chromosome LG18, ASM280686v2, whole genome shotgun sequence nucleotide sequence ataggtttataaataaggaatacatctccattgatacgAGGACTTTtggagaaagcccaaagcatagccatgagagcttatgctcaaaatggacaatatcgtactattgtggagagtcgtgttagATTATATTCTGAAGGCTTTATGTTTATAGTATCATTTTCTCCCCAGATACGGACCATTTTGGATATGTACAACCTTGATATTTGTGGCTGCTTCTATTGGAACGTTTGTAACATACATAGCACAAAAGTTACAACATAAAGATTGGAACTATGACATAAATTTGGTAACTTGGTCTGCTGGTTTGTTCTATGGCTATGTCACCATCGTTCCTCTTGGACTATATGTAATCCTCAAGTACTTCTCGGTGCCTTCTGGCCTTGTTCAGCTCTTATGTCTCTATGGCTACTCTTTATTTGTGTTCATCCCAGCACTGGTAAGTCCAATCAGTCCATGATTCAATACTTTTacttattataaaattacaatacAATTACAAGCTCTTCTTGTTCATGTTCAAATGGCATTATGTTTGTATTTGCAGTGTCTCTCTGTTGTTCCTTTGGAAATTTTTAGATGGGTTATTGCGGGCGTTGCGGGATTCATGTCTGCATCCTTTGTGGCACTCAATCTCCGAGCTCACATAATGTCAGCTGGTGAGAGGTGGGTTTTGATTGTGGCTTGTATCTTCTTGCTGCAGTTAGCTCTTGCTGTCATTCTCAAACTATATTTGTTCACCGTAACTGTATTAAACTAAACTCCCCGACCCTTGATAAACATGTCGTAGATTACACACGAgaatttcttttggttttcccttGTCATGTTTAGTActacggtcatgcttgtccaaggcgtgttgcttATGGTCGCATGGTAGATGTCTCAGTCTTTCTTGTCTGGGTCGGTTGACAAAGATGTCAACCAAttaagtgggggaggatgtcacggtcatccttgtccaaggcatgttgccTATGACCGTATGGCAGATGTCCCGGTCTTGCTTGTCGAGGACTTgtcttatatattttaaaggtCAATAGATTCCACTAGCCTTATTACAAGTACATGTGTGATTTATCCATCTCTAATCTCTACCCTATTACATGTTCCATTTCAACTGGTCGTTCTCTTCATTGGGGAGGTCTGGACGTAAACATGTCTCCTATTTCTCAAGCAGCTGGTGAAGGTTATAAAGTCCTAAAAGTTCGAAgttgaattaaattagaaatatgaTTTGACGTTTTAAAAGGAAACAACTCCTgacaatattttaagaaacttcGGGAGACGAATTTAAACGTACTCGAGTTTAGGGAAAATGTCGACTAAGGCCAACAAAacaagtggccttactattgGCTTGATCGGAAGACTTGCCTTATGTATAACGACACGTGTCCAATAGTTCTTGCACGTGTTATTTATGCttgatattatatgatgacgtgactatgttatatgatgatgtgatgatgttatgaaGATGTGACAAtgttatattttcaattctcttttgtGGGTTTCTTCAACTAATAACTATAGAGGTTTCTCCAACGACTTCTTCAGATTCTAACACGAATGTGATAAGTGTTGGAAATGGATCACGATCAAGCTgaagaacaacttgaggggagagaacttttaaatagaaaacttTAAGCACTTATCTTTTCAATCCTCTTTTATGAAAGTTGCATACATAGTATTTATAATAGAGAAAACACAACGGCCtaaacttttcaattcaagTTGTTGGGTTGTTatgaaaaattttgggttgggttgggttaccaatcaaACCAACTCGAACTTTTGGGTTCTCAAAAAATTCTCCAACCCGACTCACGTACACCCCTATACCTATGACGATCAatatataataagaataatatagTAGAGTTAGAAATAtactaatttatttagtaTGGTTACATTGATGAACCTTGTTTGAAATCCTTACAAATTGataatgtgattttttttagggtttgtgatatattttggttaaaattgtcctgaatgattatatattgtgagtataatttatttttaaaaacaacctAATTCAATCCAACCCGATAGGGTTAAGTAGGATCGAGTTGTGAAACAATTGTGTTATTTAGGTTACCAATTCAGTAACTGGACCCATGTACAACTCTATTAATCTTTTATAATAGACTGATAAATACAATGCTttaaacccaaacccaaaagcCTTTTCCCTCACCTcatcaaaacaacaaaagaacaaacaacCCTAAGAAACCAACCATGATACCAATGCAACCACCCCGGGCGACAACCAAAGACGAagatccaccgttagcaaagTTCCCAGTCGACGTGTTAGTGCTAAGAACGAGGACGATCCAATCGTCAGACGTCCCGACCCCAGCGCCCGTAAAGTTCTTACTGCTAATATACTCGACGTCACGGGATTTGGTATAGTTACTGGAGACGGACTTGGGATCGAGGTGGGGGACGCAAGCGGGGAGCATGATGCCATCAACGGTCGAGTTGTAGGCTATGTGACACTTCTTCAAGAGCTTAAGAAAATCTGCAAGGGTATTTTCAGAGTTGATTTCTTTGTGGAAATCATCTGGACTTGAACAAGGCTCATCTCTTAGCTTATAAACGAACCTGCTTGCTAAACATGCTGCATTTTTGTTATGAGTAAGATTAGATAGGTGCTTTGATTGTCTGTAATTGTTGATGGCGTTTAGAATCTCTGTATCTTTCACTGCACAAGAAAACTAAGCCATGTGAGGCATTGGTATTGTTTAGTGCGGTGTCCATGTAACTTCATTAAGAATATGAAACACTAATTAAATTcgttataatttatttatttaattcgtCTAGATCTACCCCCAACGgtctaaacccaccgctaccagatattgttttctttgggagACTTCCcatcgaggtttttaaaacacgtatgctagagagagatttccacacccttataaagaatattcagTTCCTCTCTCGAGGCCCAATGTTCTCCCTAGCACACTGTTagggcccaccgctagccgatattgttttctttgggagACTACCCATCAAGGTTTTTGAAACACATATGCTAgaaaaaggttttcacactcttataaagaatacttagTTCCCCTCtcgaggcccaacgttctcCCCAGCACACTGTTAGGgcccaccccctttagggcccaacaTACTTGCTGGGACACTCACCGGTGTCTATTCCAattggggctcagcgtcctttctggcacaccgcctgttatttggttctgatatcatttgtaacggcctaaatccaccactagccgatattgttttctttaaaagactacccatcaaggtttttaaaacacgtatgctagagagaggtttccacatatttataaagaatgcttagtTCCCCCTCTCGAGGCCCAATGTTCTCCCTAGCACACTGTTAGGGCCCACCCTCTTTAGGGTCCAACATCCTTACTGGGACACTGTCCGGTGTctactccctttggggctcagcgtcctttctggcacaccgctcgttATTTggttctgatactatttgtaacggctcaagcccactactagcagatattgttctctttgggcttataaagaatgcttagtTCCCCTCTCGAGACCCAATGTTCTCCCTAGCACACTGTTAgggtccaccccctttagggcccaacatccttgttgggacactgctcggtgtctactccctttggggctcagcgttcTTTCTGACACACTGTTCGTTAtttggttttgataccatttgtaatggcttaagcccactgctaacagatattgtcctcttcgagctttctctttcgaacttctcccaaggtttttaaaacgtgtttgatagagagagattttcatacagttataaaaaattgtttcgttccctcttcaacttatgtgagatcttatCGAATCTACAAAAGATCTTCTTTCTAAAGAGATTCGATTCGGAACTATTATATGTCCAAGGTccaatattgaaataatttcaGAGGTTTTCCTTGACTTTGTCCGTGTCAACAAACAATTTGAAATGCGTCTACTTTTTTAGAACAGGTCTGAGTCAAATAGTAATGATTTAAATCACCTCTTTTTACCCTATTTCAGAGACTACTTTCAAATAGGGAATGAGAGAGCGAGTGGAGAGATATAGCTCAGCTAGCTAAATGGGATTCGAAACCATGGATACTATTCTTTGCCCCGCCCACCcactttgaatatatattcatttgtGGAATACGTAATCACGTagtattgaaatttgagttcttagaaattatatttaatattatattatattttgatttctaatatattattaaatttttttttttgtatagtatatattttcgaaaaaatatataaaatggaaaaaaaattcttcgGGATAAATTCAATCCGTAcgaaaataaatgagaaactTCAAAGAACGAGGATGAAGAAGGATTACCGTTCCTACCCCTCCTATCCCGTAAACACCTCTAATTTTATCTGTTTAAGCTATAAAATTGAACGATACATAAACGTCATATCAAAATAAGAAGTCTTGTAATCGAACACATGCAATATTCTTCGATGAATAGCTACGAacgttaaaagaaaaataacgaCGAAAATCATACCATCACAAAGAACAGCATTAGNAATGAAGAAGGATTACCGTTCCTACCCCTCCTATCCCGTAAACACCTCTAATCTTATCTGTTTAAGCTATCAAATTGAACGATACATAAACGTCATATCAAAATAAGAAGCCTTGTAATCGAACACATGCAATATTCTTCGATGAATAGCTACGAacgttaaaagaaaaataacgaCGAAAATCATACCATCACAAAGAACAGCATTAGGCAGAAGGAGGAAGGTGGCAACGAcaacaaagaagaacaaagcaaaCACTCTCATATTTGTGGGAAACAATTCACAAATAAACTGCGAACCCAAAGCAATAA carries:
- the LOC111780391 gene encoding uncharacterized GPI-anchored protein At5g19250-like; the protein is MRVFALFFFVVVATFLLLPNAVLCDVKDTEILNAINNYRQSKHLSNLTHNKNAACLASRFVYKLRDEPCSSPDDFHKEINSENTLADFLKLLKKCHIAYNSTVDGIMLPACVPHLDPKSVSSNYTKSRDVEYISSKNFTGAGVGTSDDWIVLVLSTNTSTGNFANGGSSSLVVARGGCIGIMVGFLGLFVLLLF
- the LOC111779604 gene encoding protein YIPF1 homolog, encoding MMSGGNYTTIDNQNVSGSVPAVPDQGQIAVKFTESNLQTFPPSGTQGKIAGGFQPPRDADDTFSKPISGSDEPPQQAGGWLQTFSISSYKQYFDVDTSDVLERIKDSLYPFKGTFNERTADTPDLYGPFWICTTLIFVAASIGTFVTYIAQKLQHKDWNYDINLVTWSAGLFYGYVTIVPLGLYVILKYFSVPSGLVQLLCLYGYSLFVFIPALCLSVVPLEIFRWVIAGVAGFMSASFVALNLRAHIMSAGERWVLIVACIFLLQLALAVILKLYLFTVTVLN